The stretch of DNA TCGGAGAAACAGCCTTAAGAGAAACAGCAAATTATGAGGAATATTTTCATAAGTCGAATAAAAATAAGTTACAATATAGACAAGGCCTTAATAATGCAATTAAGGAATTTGCGACTAGACTACATGAAGAATATAGTTTATGAATGGAGAATAGATGGAAGAAGAACTCAAACCTAAGTTAAGATTTAATAATTTTGAAAATCCTTGGCAGCAATCTTTGCTAATGGACCAAGTAGAAATCCGAAGGGGGCTAACATATAAACCTAGTGATGTGAGGAGTAGTGGTGTTAGAGTTTTGAGGAGTTCAAATATTGTAGATGATACTTTTATATTATCCGATGATGATGTTTTTGTTGATAAGGCTGTAGTAAACATTCCTAGAATAAGTAATGGTGATATTTTAGTAACTGCAGCTAATGGCTCCACAAAACTAGTAGGAAAACATGCAATAGTAGAAAATTTAGTAGATAACGAGATAGTTGTTCATGGCGGGTTCATGCTACTTTTTAAAACTGAGCAGAATTACTTTGTAAATGCCTGGATGAGTTCAAATGAGTATAAACGAGTGTTACAATTTGTACAAGGTGGAAATGGTGCGATTGGAAATTTATCTAGCACAGTATTGAAAAGTATGAAAATGAGCTTTCCTTCACTCCAAGAACAAACCGCCATCGGCTCTCTTTTACGCACTCTCGACGAACTTATAGCAAGCCACAAAGAGAATCTGACCAACTACCAATGTCTCAAGGCGACTATGCTCTCCAAGATGTTTCCGAAAGTTGGTCAGACTGTTCCTGAGATTCGATTCGATGGATTTGAAGGCGATTGGAAAGAAAAGACATTAGGTAGTTTGGGTTCGGTTGCTATGAATAAACGTATTTTTAAAGATGAAACTAGTGAAAATGGCGATATTCCTTTCTATAAGGTTGGAACATTTGGAGGGACTGCTGATGCTTTTATATCCAAAGAAAAATTCGAAGAGTATAAAGAAAAATATCCTTATCCTGAAATAGGCGATATCCTTATATCTGCATCTGGTAGTATTGGAAGAACTGTTGTATACAACGGTGAAGATGCTTATTATCAAGATTCAAATATAGTATGGTTAAAGCATGATCAGCAATTAGATAATTTATATTTGAAACAATATTATGGAATAATAAAATGGTCTGGAATTGAGGGAACAACAATAAAACGACTATACAATAAGAATATATTAGAAACGAATATCTTTTTACCTCCGAGTGTAA from Streptococcus mitis encodes:
- a CDS encoding restriction endonuclease subunit S, with protein sequence MEEELKPKLRFNNFENPWQQSLLMDQVEIRRGLTYKPSDVRSSGVRVLRSSNIVDDTFILSDDDVFVDKAVVNIPRISNGDILVTAANGSTKLVGKHAIVENLVDNEIVVHGGFMLLFKTEQNYFVNAWMSSNEYKRVLQFVQGGNGAIGNLSSTVLKSMKMSFPSLQEQTAIGSLLRTLDELIASHKENLTNYQCLKATMLSKMFPKVGQTVPEIRFDGFEGDWKEKTLGSLGSVAMNKRIFKDETSENGDIPFYKVGTFGGTADAFISKEKFEEYKEKYPYPEIGDILISASGSIGRTVVYNGEDAYYQDSNIVWLKHDQQLDNLYLKQYYGIIKWSGIEGTTIKRLYNKNILETNIFLPPSVTEQQAIGAYFFTLDNLINSHQEKISQLETLKKKLLQDMFI